In Agrobacterium tumefaciens, a single genomic region encodes these proteins:
- the ettA gene encoding energy-dependent translational throttle protein EttA, which produces MARQFIYHMAGLNKSYGAKKVLENVHLSFYPDAKIGILGPNGAGKSTVLKIMAGLDKEYTGEAWLAEGATLGYLEQEPKLDENKTVMENVMEGVAHKTAIVDRYNELMMNYSDETADEGAKLQDMIDSQNLWDLENQVEMAMDALRCPPGDSAVTGLSGGERRRVALCKLLLSQPDLLLLDEPTNHLDAETIAWLEKHLRDYPGAVMMITHDRYFLDNVTGWILELDRGRGIPYEGNYSAYLQAKAKRMQQEAREDASRQKAISREQEWIASSPKARQTKSKARIRAYDELVEAAENRRPGDAQIVIPVAERLGRVVIEAENLTKAYGDRVLIENLTFKLPPGGIVGVIGPNGAGKTTLFRMITGQEQPDSGSVTVGETVQLGYVDQSRDTLAGDKTVWEEISGGNDIIKLGKFEVNSRAYCGAFNFKGGDQQQKVGNLSGGQRNRVHLAKMLKAGGNVLLLDEPTNDLDTETLAALEEALEAFAGCAVIISHDRMFLDRLATHILAFEGDSHVEWFEGNFEDYEKDKVRRLGPESIKPGRVSYKRLTR; this is translated from the coding sequence ATGGCACGTCAATTCATCTATCACATGGCTGGGCTGAACAAGTCCTATGGCGCGAAGAAGGTTCTGGAGAACGTCCATCTCTCCTTCTACCCCGATGCCAAGATCGGTATTCTCGGCCCGAACGGCGCCGGTAAGTCGACCGTTCTGAAAATCATGGCCGGCCTCGACAAGGAATATACCGGTGAAGCCTGGCTCGCCGAAGGTGCGACGCTCGGTTATCTCGAGCAGGAGCCGAAGCTCGACGAGAACAAGACCGTGATGGAAAACGTCATGGAAGGCGTGGCGCACAAGACGGCGATCGTTGACCGCTACAACGAACTGATGATGAACTATTCCGACGAAACGGCGGATGAGGGCGCAAAGCTCCAGGACATGATCGACAGCCAGAACCTGTGGGATCTGGAAAATCAGGTCGAAATGGCCATGGATGCGCTGCGTTGCCCGCCCGGCGACTCTGCCGTAACCGGCCTTTCGGGTGGTGAGCGCCGTCGTGTGGCGCTTTGCAAGCTCTTGCTTTCGCAGCCTGATCTGCTGCTGCTCGACGAACCGACCAACCATCTTGACGCCGAAACCATCGCCTGGCTCGAAAAGCACCTGCGCGACTATCCCGGCGCCGTGATGATGATCACCCACGACCGCTACTTCCTCGACAACGTGACGGGCTGGATTCTCGAGCTCGACCGTGGCCGTGGCATTCCTTACGAAGGCAATTACTCCGCTTATCTGCAGGCGAAAGCCAAGCGCATGCAGCAGGAAGCCCGCGAAGACGCCTCGCGTCAGAAGGCTATCAGCCGCGAACAGGAATGGATCGCTTCCAGCCCCAAGGCTCGCCAGACGAAGTCCAAGGCGCGTATCCGCGCTTATGACGAGCTGGTGGAAGCCGCTGAAAACCGCCGTCCCGGCGACGCGCAGATCGTCATCCCGGTCGCTGAGCGTCTGGGCCGTGTCGTTATCGAAGCGGAAAACCTCACCAAGGCGTATGGCGATCGGGTGCTGATCGAAAACCTCACCTTCAAGCTGCCTCCGGGCGGCATTGTCGGCGTCATCGGTCCGAACGGTGCCGGTAAGACGACACTGTTCCGCATGATCACGGGTCAGGAGCAGCCGGACAGCGGTTCAGTGACTGTCGGTGAGACGGTTCAGCTCGGTTACGTCGACCAGAGCCGCGATACACTGGCGGGTGACAAGACCGTGTGGGAAGAAATCTCCGGCGGTAACGACATCATCAAGCTCGGCAAGTTCGAAGTGAATTCGCGCGCCTATTGCGGCGCCTTCAACTTCAAGGGCGGCGATCAGCAGCAGAAGGTCGGCAATCTCTCGGGTGGTCAGCGCAACCGCGTGCACCTTGCCAAGATGCTGAAGGCCGGCGGCAACGTTCTCCTCCTTGACGAACCGACCAACGACCTTGATACGGAAACGCTGGCAGCGCTCGAAGAGGCGCTCGAAGCCTTCGCCGGTTGCGCCGTTATCATCAGCCACGACCGCATGTTCCTCGACCGTCTGGCC
- a CDS encoding alpha/beta fold hydrolase, producing the protein MNETTDNFAFSQIQRLEAPSGASIAFRHQPSALVSAHGVLMICHGLVEHAGRYRRFADVMAKQGFEVYAHDHRGHGRTKAADAPLGRFAWKDGAEKVVSDVMAMRMMVGERHPGLPVILFGHSMGGLVALNAAVSNPDAFDGLSIWNSNLNPGLMGRIAQVVLRLEKMLKGSDVPSAILPKATFRAWNARMPEKRTHADWLSHDKAAVDAYVEDPLCQFEASVSLWQDVFELSYRAPKLIERLPKTLPLLLVSGDQDTATNDGREIVWLAERFRQAGFSHVEHTIYKGMRHETLNEIGWQAVAADFAAWCSRVVKD; encoded by the coding sequence ATGAATGAGACGACTGATAACTTCGCCTTCAGCCAGATCCAGAGGCTGGAAGCCCCTTCCGGCGCATCCATCGCCTTCCGTCATCAGCCTTCCGCCCTTGTCTCCGCGCACGGCGTCCTCATGATCTGCCACGGCCTCGTCGAACATGCCGGCCGTTACCGGCGTTTTGCCGATGTGATGGCGAAACAGGGTTTCGAGGTCTATGCCCATGACCATCGCGGCCATGGCCGTACAAAAGCGGCGGATGCACCCCTCGGCCGCTTCGCCTGGAAGGATGGCGCAGAAAAGGTCGTTTCAGATGTCATGGCGATGCGCATGATGGTCGGCGAGAGACATCCCGGCCTGCCCGTGATCCTGTTCGGCCACTCCATGGGCGGCCTCGTCGCGCTCAACGCGGCCGTCAGCAATCCGGATGCCTTCGATGGCCTGTCGATCTGGAATTCCAATCTCAATCCCGGCCTCATGGGCCGCATCGCGCAGGTGGTGCTACGGCTTGAAAAGATGCTGAAGGGCTCGGACGTGCCGAGCGCCATCCTGCCAAAGGCGACCTTCCGCGCCTGGAACGCCAGAATGCCGGAAAAGCGCACCCATGCCGATTGGTTGAGCCATGACAAGGCGGCTGTCGATGCCTATGTGGAGGACCCGCTCTGCCAGTTCGAGGCCAGCGTCTCCCTCTGGCAGGATGTCTTCGAACTCTCCTATCGCGCGCCAAAACTCATCGAACGCCTGCCGAAGACGTTACCGCTTCTCCTCGTCAGCGGCGATCAGGATACCGCTACCAATGATGGCAGGGAGATTGTGTGGCTGGCCGAGCGTTTCCGCCAGGCGGGTTTCAGCCATGTCGAACACACAATATACAAGGGAATGCGGCACGAGACGCTGAACGAGATCGGCTGGCAGGCTGTGGCGGCAGATTTCGCCGCCTGGTGCAGCCGCGTCGTCAAAGACTGA